The genomic segment GCGCGCCGCTCTCAGGCGGCCCGCGCCGGGGGAGCCCAGGCCCTCTTCGGCATCGTGCAGGGCGGTACGTGGCAGGATCTCCGTCGTCGCGCCGTCGAGGAGACGGTGTCGCTCGGCTTCGACGGCTACGCCATCGGCGGCATGGCGGTGGGCGAGCCGAAAGGGGCGATGTACGACCTCACCGAGCTCGTCGCCGGCCTGCTGCCGGCGCGCCAGCCGCGCTACCTCATGGGCGTCGGCAAGCCGGAGGATCTCGTCGAGGCGGTGGCGCGCGGCGTGGACCTGTTCGACTGCGTCCTGCCCACCCGCAACGCGCGCAACGGCCAGGCCTTCACCGGGGCGGGGCCGCTGACCATCAAGCAGGCGCAGTACACGCGCGATCCGCGTCCGCTCGATGAGGAGTGTGGGTGTTACGCCTGCCGCCGCTTCTCCCGGGCGTATGTCCGCCATCTCTTCGTTTCCGACGAGCTCCTGGCCTACCGGCTGTTGACGCTCCACAACCTGCACTTCTTCTTGGGGCTCGTGGCCGCGATGCGGACGGCGCTGGAAACGGACGCTTTCGCCCGATTCAAGGCTCGGTTTTTCGAGCGCTATCCTGTATCATTCCCGGACGTCTCGCTCGACGCTGAACGGAGGCCCGACCTTTCATGAATGTCGCCGATGCCGCCGAGCTCGCTTTCGCCTCGTTCGCCCCGCCGGGCGGCGGAGCCGGGACCGGCGCCTTCCTCACGCAGATCGTTTTCTTCGCGGCCATCTTCGCCATCTTCTACTTCCTGCTCATCCGGCCCCAGCAGCGGCAGCGCCGCGAGCGCGAGCGGCTGCTGGCCGCGCTCAAGAAGGGCGACCGCGTGGTGACGAGCAGCGGGCTGCACGGGACCATCACCGGGCTCACCGAGCACACGGCGACGCTGCGCGTCGCCGACCAGGTGAAGCTGGAGTTCGATCGGAGCGCCATCGCGCGGATCGTTGAGGGCCAGGCCGACCGCGATGCCTAGGCGCCTCTGGCTCCGCATCGCCATCGTGGCCGTCGTCGCTGCGGGCTCCCTCTGGTACCTCTACCCGCCGACGAAGACGATCAACCTCGGCCTCGATCTCCAGGGCGGGATCCACCTCGTCCTGGGCGTGGAGGCAGACACCGCGATCGCGAACCAGACCGACCGCGTCGCCGAGGCCTTCAAGACCTCGCTGGAGCAGAAGGGCATCGGCGTGACCCGCGTCGCCCGGGCGGGCGACGCGGCGATCGAGGTCCGGCTGGTCGCGCCCCAGACCTGGAACGACGCGCTCA from the Candidatus Methylomirabilota bacterium genome contains:
- the yajC gene encoding preprotein translocase subunit YajC, yielding MNVADAAELAFASFAPPGGGAGTGAFLTQIVFFAAIFAIFYFLLIRPQQRQRRERERLLAALKKGDRVVTSSGLHGTITGLTEHTATLRVADQVKLEFDRSAIARIVEGQADRDA
- the tgt gene encoding tRNA guanosine(34) transglycosylase Tgt; its protein translation is MTFEILATEGAARRGRLTTLHGVVDTPAFMPVGTRGTVKSLTPDDLREAGAQIVLANTYHLFLRPGHQLVRELGGLHRFMAWDGPILTDSGGFQVFSLAKLRKITEAGVAFRSDVDGSTHFLSPELSIEVQQALGADIIHPLDECLAYPATRQETERSLALTLGWARRSQAARAGGAQALFGIVQGGTWQDLRRRAVEETVSLGFDGYAIGGMAVGEPKGAMYDLTELVAGLLPARQPRYLMGVGKPEDLVEAVARGVDLFDCVLPTRNARNGQAFTGAGPLTIKQAQYTRDPRPLDEECGCYACRRFSRAYVRHLFVSDELLAYRLLTLHNLHFFLGLVAAMRTALETDAFARFKARFFERYPVSFPDVSLDAERRPDLS